The Sphingomonas sp. So64.6b genome includes a region encoding these proteins:
- a CDS encoding phytanoyl-CoA dioxygenase family protein, with product MDPTDLKATFDRDGFVVLRGLIDRRDLAGYAAAVDRAVAVRKSADHRRLEEKSRYEQSFLQCQYIWEDFPEVRALTFHPAVCEVAARLVGADRLRLWHDQALYKEPGGLPTQAHQDHPYWPIAELRTVTAWIPFVEADEATGCMGYVPGSHRDAPRYVDIFRGGEDAASNVADQARFVPASPGDVIFHHGLTMHMAMGNRSNAMRRVYTAIYFADGCTRDAGEMRHPSVDRCGIKPGAAIDGAATPVAWPIVDHPVPEPWPQIDDERFRRGVQLGIIPSLP from the coding sequence GTGGATCCCACGGACCTGAAAGCGACGTTCGACCGCGATGGTTTCGTCGTCCTGCGCGGCCTGATCGATCGGCGCGATCTTGCGGGATATGCCGCGGCGGTGGATCGGGCGGTGGCGGTGCGCAAGTCGGCCGATCACCGCCGGCTGGAAGAGAAGAGCCGCTACGAACAATCCTTCCTGCAATGCCAGTATATCTGGGAGGATTTCCCGGAGGTGCGCGCGCTGACCTTTCATCCTGCGGTCTGCGAAGTGGCGGCCCGGCTGGTCGGCGCCGACCGGCTGCGGCTGTGGCACGATCAGGCGCTGTACAAGGAACCGGGCGGGCTGCCGACCCAGGCGCATCAGGATCATCCTTATTGGCCGATCGCCGAACTCAGGACGGTGACCGCCTGGATTCCATTCGTCGAAGCGGACGAAGCGACCGGGTGCATGGGTTATGTGCCGGGTTCGCACCGCGATGCGCCGCGCTATGTCGACATCTTTCGCGGCGGTGAAGATGCCGCATCGAACGTCGCGGATCAGGCGCGCTTCGTGCCGGCCTCGCCCGGTGATGTGATTTTCCATCACGGGTTGACCATGCACATGGCGATGGGCAATCGTTCGAATGCGATGCGGCGCGTCTATACCGCGATCTATTTCGCCGATGGTTGCACGCGCGACGCCGGCGAGATGCGTCACCCCTCGGTCGATCGTTGCGGCATAAAGCCGGGCGCGGCGATCGACGGTGCGGCAACCCCGGTCGCCTGGCCGATCGTGGATCACCCGGTTCCCGAACCGTGGCCGCAGATCGACGACGAACGTTTCCGTCGCGGCGTACAGCTCGGCATCATCCCCAGTCTTCCGTAA